In Reinekea thalattae, a genomic segment contains:
- the murB gene encoding UDP-N-acetylmuramate dehydrogenase, whose amino-acid sequence MISFQQNIELQRLNTMAVQSSASYFYRLQEANDVAEVAALAQQMQLSVKTLGEGSNLVLSESIDALVLKNEIKGIDIISEDNASVRVRVGAGENWHDFVSWCVEHGYYGLENLALIPGTVGAAPVQNIGAYGVEAGDTIVEVTAYDLVAQQTQKISQPECQFGYRESLFKQQENKYIITSVCFQLSKEFNPVISYGALSALADSNKLSAKAVFDFIVKTRQEKLPDPTVLPNAGSFFKNPVVPQETFEQLSVQWPNLVSFKTDQGVKLAAGWLIDQAGLKGCVGDEGVGCYEKQALVLINPNKASGKAVLSWAELVQAKVQQLFSVELEIEPRCW is encoded by the coding sequence GTGATTTCTTTTCAGCAAAATATTGAATTGCAGCGCCTTAATACCATGGCCGTGCAATCTTCAGCGTCTTACTTTTATCGCTTACAAGAGGCAAATGATGTAGCAGAGGTTGCGGCGCTTGCACAACAGATGCAACTGTCTGTTAAAACCTTGGGAGAGGGCAGTAATCTGGTTTTAAGTGAGTCTATTGATGCGCTGGTATTAAAAAATGAAATTAAAGGTATCGACATTATCTCAGAGGATAACGCGTCTGTTAGAGTTCGCGTAGGTGCCGGTGAAAACTGGCACGACTTTGTCTCTTGGTGTGTTGAACATGGCTATTATGGTTTAGAGAATTTAGCACTTATTCCCGGTACAGTCGGTGCAGCACCGGTACAAAATATTGGGGCTTATGGCGTAGAGGCCGGTGATACTATTGTTGAAGTGACCGCCTACGATCTTGTTGCTCAGCAAACGCAAAAAATTTCTCAGCCAGAATGTCAGTTTGGTTATCGAGAAAGTCTATTTAAACAGCAAGAAAATAAATACATCATCACCTCCGTCTGCTTTCAATTAAGTAAAGAGTTTAATCCCGTTATTTCTTATGGTGCACTGAGCGCCTTGGCCGACTCCAATAAACTGAGTGCAAAAGCTGTATTCGATTTCATTGTTAAAACTCGACAAGAAAAATTGCCCGATCCTACGGTGTTGCCCAATGCTGGCAGTTTTTTTAAAAACCCAGTGGTGCCTCAAGAAACATTTGAACAGTTAAGTGTTCAATGGCCAAATTTAGTCAGCTTTAAAACAGATCAAGGGGTGAAGCTTGCCGCTGGTTGGTTGATTGATCAGGCTGGTCTAAAAGGCTGTGTTGGCGATGAGGGTGTCGGCTGTTATGAAAAGCAGGCACTTGTTTTAATTAACCCGAATAAGGCGAGTGGAAAAGCCGTTTTATCTTGGGCGGAATTAGTACAAGCAAAGGTGCAGCAGTTGTTTTCGGTCGAGCTAGAAATAGAGCCTCGTTGCTGGTAG
- a CDS encoding low molecular weight protein-tyrosine-phosphatase — protein MKVLFVCLGNICRSPTAEAVLRQKLEQQSIHSVEVDSAGTAGYHIGNPPDERAIAAGKAKGYALSSLSARQLNVEDFNEFDLILAMDEANLRDIHHIQPKGSLATVAMASSFSEQSFINVADPYYGDAQGFYDVIQQCESIALGIIEHYKQDASR, from the coding sequence ATGAAGGTGTTATTCGTCTGCTTAGGTAATATTTGCCGGTCACCGACCGCTGAGGCGGTATTGAGACAGAAACTAGAGCAGCAATCGATTCATAGTGTCGAGGTTGATTCTGCTGGCACTGCAGGCTATCACATAGGTAATCCTCCTGATGAGCGTGCTATTGCTGCAGGCAAGGCTAAGGGTTATGCGCTGTCGTCATTATCTGCACGGCAACTCAACGTTGAAGACTTCAATGAATTTGATCTGATTCTAGCGATGGATGAAGCCAATCTGCGTGATATCCATCACATACAACCCAAGGGTAGTTTGGCAACAGTTGCAATGGCGTCGAGTTTTTCTGAGCAATCCTTTATCAATGTTGCGGATCCATATTATGGTGATGCACAGGGTTTTTATGATGTTATTCAGCAATGTGAAAGTATCGCGCTTGGTATCATCGAACATTACAAACAGGATGCAAGTCGGTGA
- the kdsB gene encoding 3-deoxy-manno-octulosonate cytidylyltransferase produces MKKVVIIPARYNSTRLPGKPLQDIAGKPMVVRVCEAVDASQFTEVVVATDDERITQAVEAAGYRVVMTQADHLSGTDRLQEAASKLGLLDDDIVINLQGDEPLMPSENLQQVASLLEQSPDASVATLYEEVSVEEADNPNIVKLVQGQDNRVLYFSRASIPFDRDNTRQQTDSLKRHVGVYAYRKKALDQFTNYAEGQLEALEKLEQLRFMENGHFINADKAQRPIPVGVDTPEDLATVRALFEEQS; encoded by the coding sequence ATGAAAAAAGTAGTCATCATTCCAGCACGCTATAATTCGACACGATTACCTGGTAAGCCGCTGCAAGATATTGCCGGCAAACCCATGGTGGTGCGTGTTTGTGAAGCGGTGGATGCCAGCCAGTTTACAGAGGTGGTGGTCGCGACAGATGATGAGCGAATTACCCAGGCTGTCGAAGCGGCGGGTTATCGCGTTGTTATGACTCAGGCCGATCACTTAAGTGGTACCGATCGATTGCAAGAGGCTGCCAGTAAACTCGGCTTGCTCGACGATGACATTGTGATCAATCTACAGGGCGATGAGCCTCTTATGCCATCCGAAAATTTGCAGCAGGTTGCCTCTTTATTAGAACAATCTCCTGATGCCTCGGTTGCGACACTCTACGAAGAAGTCTCTGTTGAGGAGGCGGACAATCCAAATATCGTTAAATTGGTTCAGGGCCAAGATAATCGTGTGCTGTATTTTAGTCGCGCCAGTATTCCTTTTGATCGCGATAATACGCGACAGCAAACAGACAGTCTTAAGCGCCATGTCGGTGTTTATGCTTACCGTAAAAAAGCCCTTGATCAATTTACTAACTATGCTGAAGGCCAGTTAGAAGCGCTGGAAAAATTAGAGCAGCTACGGTTTATGGAGAACGGACATTTTATTAATGCCGATAAAGCCCAGCGTCCTATTCCTGTCGGGGTTGATACGCCAGAAGATTTAGCGACAGTCAGAGCTCTATTTGAGGAGCAAAGCTGA